Genomic segment of Sinorhizobium meliloti:
GAGGCCGTTACGCTGTCGACGACGCCGGCCTGGGTGCTTGGCCGGCTCACACCTCGACCGATGAGCCTCCGGGTGTTTGCCGCGCGCACGCGCGACGGCTGGCAGATCATGCCGGGCGGCTTCGCTCGCATCGGCTCCGGCGATGACGTGGCGGCAATAGCGATGCAGGCCGGCGGCACTGCCGCCGACGTCTGGATCGTGAGCGGCAAGCCCGTTGACCGCACGACCTTGCTTCCGGCGGAGGAGAGCTTCACCCGAAACCTGCCCGGCAGCCTGCCCAGCCGGGCTGCGGACAACCTCTTCTGGCTCGGCCGCTATATAGAAAGGGCGGAAGGCGCCCTTCGGGTTCTGCGCGCCTGGCACGGGCGTTTCGCCGAATCCGCCGATGCGAACATGCCGCTCCTGAAGGACGTGAGCGACTACCTCGCCGTACTCGGAATCAATACCGAAGAGCCGGTACCGGACAGCCTGCTTTCCAGCATCGACAGCGCCCTTTTCAGCGCCGGGAACATCCGCGACCGCTTCTCGCCGGACGGGTGGCTCGCGCTCAACGACCTCTCCAGAACGGCGCGCAAGTTCCACGCGACCGTTCAGGCGGGCGACGACGCCACGCACGCGATGACGGTCCTTCTGCGAAAACTCGCCGGCTTCGCGGGCCTGGTGCACGAAAACATGTATCGCTTCACGGGATGGCGGTTCCTGTCGATCGGACGCTATCTCGAACGCGGCCTGCATATGACGGGACTGCTCGGCCACATGTCCGGCCCGGAGGCTCCCGACGGCGCCTATGACATGCTGCTGGAGATCGGCGACAGCGTCATGACGCACCGCCGGCGCTACAACGTCAACACGGCGGCACCGACGGTCACCGACCTTCTGGCGCTCGATCCGCTCAATCCGCGCTCGGTGCTTTATCAGCTCAACGAGATCAAGAAAGAGGTCGAGCTTCTGCCAAATGCCTTCGTCAACGGGCAGATGTCACCGTTCTATCGCGAGACGATGCGGCTTCATTCCGGGCTTGCGATCATGACGCCGGAGCAGATGGATATGGCCGTCTACAGGCGCCTGATGCAGGATCTCGAACGGCTGTCCGAACTGCTGGCGCAGACCTATCTCGGCTGAAGGAGATGGCTGCCGTGCTCTACGACATCAGCCTGAAGATCACCTACGGTTACGAAGCTCCGGTAAGCGGCGGAAGACATCTCTTACGTGTCCTGCCGGTATCCATTCCCGGGCGGCAACGTCTTGTAGCCGGATCCGTGACTTGCCAGCCGGTGCCCTTCGAACGCCGGGAAGGCAAGGATTTCTTCGCCAATCACACGACGTCGATCCTGTTCCGCTCCGTGCATGACCATCTCGTCATGCGGATGCAGGCGCGTGTCCAGGCCGAGGCGCCGGCGCTCACGGCCGACCTCTCGCCTCCGCTCGGCAGTCTTGCATCCGAGCTTGCCGCCTGCTGGTCGGTCGACGCCGAATCCCCGCATCATTTCCTGGGTCCGAGCCCGGCCCTTCCCGCCGTGCCGGAGATCGCCGCCTATGCCCGCGCGATCGCCGGCAACGCTATGACGGTCGAGCAGATCGGAGCCGCTGTCTGCGATCGCATCCACCGCGACTTCGCCTACGACCCCGCCGCGACCACCGTGAGCACCACCCCCGGCGAGGCCTTCGAGCTGAAGCGCGGCGTCTGCCAGGACTTCGCCCATGTGATGATCGTGGCGCTGCGCAGCCTCGGGATCCCCGCCGGCTATGTCAGCGGGTTCCTGAGAACCCTGCCGCCGCCGGGCCGGGACCGGCTGGAAGGCGCCGACGCGATGCATGCCTGGGTCCGCTTCTGGTGCGGCACCACGGGCGGCTGGATGGAGCTTGATCCTACCAACAATATTCCGGCCGGCATCGACCACATCGTCGTCGGCCATGGCCGCGACTACGGCGATGTCGCCCCTGTGATCGGGGTGCTGAAGGGCTATGGCCGTCACACGACGGAGCAGGCCGTCGATGTCGTACCCGTCGGCTGACCCGAAACGGCACATATGTCCTGCTTCGGCACGGCCGCACCGGGCGAAATTCCATTAGTAGCCATGGGTTTTTCAGGAGCTTCGCTAAAATTCAACCGATTTCCTGAACTTGAGAGCAAGGTATCGCCGCTAATTGTCGCCTCGGGCTTGCAATGTATTTGCTGGGGTGTTCACAGATGCGAAGACGTTCAATCATAAGCCGATCCTTCTTGGCGATGCTGCGCGATCGGGGCGGCAATTTCGGAATGATGACGGCGCTGCTCGCGCCGCTGCTCCTGGCCGTGGGCGGCGTGTCCGTCGATGTCGCCAACATGCTG
This window contains:
- a CDS encoding transglutaminase family protein, translating into MAAVLYDISLKITYGYEAPVSGGRHLLRVLPVSIPGRQRLVAGSVTCQPVPFERREGKDFFANHTTSILFRSVHDHLVMRMQARVQAEAPALTADLSPPLGSLASELAACWSVDAESPHHFLGPSPALPAVPEIAAYARAIAGNAMTVEQIGAAVCDRIHRDFAYDPAATTVSTTPGEAFELKRGVCQDFAHVMIVALRSLGIPAGYVSGFLRTLPPPGRDRLEGADAMHAWVRFWCGTTGGWMELDPTNNIPAGIDHIVVGHGRDYGDVAPVIGVLKGYGRHTTEQAVDVVPVG